A region of Silurus meridionalis isolate SWU-2019-XX chromosome 15, ASM1480568v1, whole genome shotgun sequence DNA encodes the following proteins:
- the zmat1 gene encoding zinc finger matrin-type protein 1 isoform X2: MSVSDDSVSCPNENSVPVHSDSASVSESVLTNTHVHSCHVEEEIQNDSELLKGLLTDTFCQGKKHAQRVRIYLQTKKAERNKLSHESSSFQSVNTDPEKFCELCNMVFSSPVVAKSHYEGKVHAKNTRKSGATASGDARTSASSAAPPVTSLEDTVEVSAQSDVGQELKECTVSAPQGVDLSDPDRYCKLCTALFNNPTMATEHYSGRKHQRNLAHQEPQTNSQTCLLCNLTFNSIDTYQAHMKANKHDIKEKKQQGDVGKKKVYGSFQDELADYIQVQRSRGLEPKMGQGSEPQVKESEADESAECPDQPQVLSLQPRFPAPAFRTQPWRPSFPPHPGLATFRGRLPVPNQWDQGYSSYPPPLIPGLTGKALRRGRSQESLSSSSSLSDSSSSYSSTSSNSSEDRRDRRRKKRREGMKKRREDADNPEEDLRRRRKKRRRKEDGGTKKPKTQRESSDEDHGKRGKEKRLKGVAKKRRSEEDEGEWNKSKGDREGLKEEKAKHRKEKKKAKDTEDNRTEEEKLWDETILGSF; encoded by the exons atgtcCGTGTCTGACGACAGCGTGTCGTGTCCGAATGAAAACAGTGTCCCTGTTCATTCAGATTCGGCCTCTGTCTCAGAATCAGTGCTAACAAATACTCATGTCCATAGTTGTCATGTTGAAGAAG AAATCCAGAATGACAGTGAGCTTCTTAAAGGTCTCCTGACAGACACCTTTTGTCAG GGTAAGAAGCATGCACAGAGAGTTCGAATCTACCTTCAGACAAAGAAAGCTGAAAGGAACAAGCTGAGCCATGAGAGCAGCAGCTTTCAG agtGTTAACACAGATCCGGAGAAGTTCTGCGAGCTGTGCAACATGGTGTTTAGCTCGCCCGTGGTCGCCAAATCTCACTACGAGGGAAAGGTTCATGCCAAGAACACGAGGAAGTCCGGCGCCACAGCCTCTGGAG ATGCCAGGACCTCTGCAAGTTCAGCGGCTCCTCCTGTTACCTCCTTGGAGGACACAGTGGAAGTGAGCGCTCAGAGTGACGTGGGTCAGGAGCTGAAGGAATGCACAGTTTCTGCTCCCCAGGGGGTCGACCTGAGTGACCCAGACAGATACTGCAAGCTGTGCACGGCTTTGTTTAACAACCCAACGATGGCCACCGAACACTACAGTGGACGCAAGCACCAGCGCAACCTGGCTCACCAGGAGCCGCAAA caAACTCCCAGACATGTCTACTCTGCAACCTGACCTTCAACTCCATAGACACGTACCAAGCTCACATGAAGGCCAATAAACACGACATTAA AGAAAAGAAGCAGCAAGGAGATGTCGGCAAGAAGAAGGTGTACGGCTCGTTCCAGGACGAGCTGGCAGACTACATCCAGGTTCAGAGGTCCCGGGGACTGGAACCCAAAATGGGGCAGGGATCTGAACCTCAGGTCAAAGAGAGCGAAGCAGACGAGAGTGCAGAGTGTCCTGACCAGCCCCAGGTTCTGTCTCTCCAACCTCGTTTTCCTGCTCCGGCTTTCCGAACGCAGCCCTGGCGCCCATCGTTTCCTCCCCACCCCGGTCTCGCGACTTTCAGAGGGAGATTGCCGGTGCCGAACCAATGGGATCAAGGTTACTCATCCTACCCTCCTCCACTCATCCCCGGGCTAACCGGAAAAGCACTGCGTAGAGGGAGGAGCCAGGAATCGCTCAGCTCTTCATCTTCGCTCTCAGACTCCTCGTCTTCGTACAGTAGCACAAGCAGCAACAGCAGCGAGGACAGGAGAGACAGGCGGAGGAAAAAGAGACGAGAGGgaatgaagaagagaagagaggatgCGGACAACCCCGAAGAGGATTTGCggagaagaaggaagaagaggagaaggaagGAGGACGGAGGCACGAagaaaccaaaaacacaaagaGAAAGCTCCGACGAAGATCACGGAAAAagagggaaggagaaaaggcttAAAGGAGTCGCAAAGAAGAGACGGAGCGAAGAGGACGAAGGAGAGTGGAACAAATCGAAAGGAGACAGAGAAGGacttaaagaagaaaaagcaaagcacagaaaagagaaaaagaaagcgaAGGACACAGAGGACAACAGGACGGAAGAGGAAAAGCTCTGGGATGAAACCATTTTGGGGAGTTTCTGA
- the zmat1 gene encoding zinc finger matrin-type protein 1 isoform X1, which translates to MSVSDDSVSCPNENSVPVHSDSASVSESVLTNTHVHSCHVEEEIQNDSELLKGLLTDTFCQVCDAVLMFESQRVSHYEGKKHAQRVRIYLQTKKAERNKLSHESSSFQSVNTDPEKFCELCNMVFSSPVVAKSHYEGKVHAKNTRKSGATASGDARTSASSAAPPVTSLEDTVEVSAQSDVGQELKECTVSAPQGVDLSDPDRYCKLCTALFNNPTMATEHYSGRKHQRNLAHQEPQTNSQTCLLCNLTFNSIDTYQAHMKANKHDIKEKKQQGDVGKKKVYGSFQDELADYIQVQRSRGLEPKMGQGSEPQVKESEADESAECPDQPQVLSLQPRFPAPAFRTQPWRPSFPPHPGLATFRGRLPVPNQWDQGYSSYPPPLIPGLTGKALRRGRSQESLSSSSSLSDSSSSYSSTSSNSSEDRRDRRRKKRREGMKKRREDADNPEEDLRRRRKKRRRKEDGGTKKPKTQRESSDEDHGKRGKEKRLKGVAKKRRSEEDEGEWNKSKGDREGLKEEKAKHRKEKKKAKDTEDNRTEEEKLWDETILGSF; encoded by the exons atgtcCGTGTCTGACGACAGCGTGTCGTGTCCGAATGAAAACAGTGTCCCTGTTCATTCAGATTCGGCCTCTGTCTCAGAATCAGTGCTAACAAATACTCATGTCCATAGTTGTCATGTTGAAGAAG AAATCCAGAATGACAGTGAGCTTCTTAAAGGTCTCCTGACAGACACCTTTTGTCAGGTGTGTGATGCGGTGTTGATGTTTGAGTCTCAGAGGGTCTCTCACTATGAG GGTAAGAAGCATGCACAGAGAGTTCGAATCTACCTTCAGACAAAGAAAGCTGAAAGGAACAAGCTGAGCCATGAGAGCAGCAGCTTTCAG agtGTTAACACAGATCCGGAGAAGTTCTGCGAGCTGTGCAACATGGTGTTTAGCTCGCCCGTGGTCGCCAAATCTCACTACGAGGGAAAGGTTCATGCCAAGAACACGAGGAAGTCCGGCGCCACAGCCTCTGGAG ATGCCAGGACCTCTGCAAGTTCAGCGGCTCCTCCTGTTACCTCCTTGGAGGACACAGTGGAAGTGAGCGCTCAGAGTGACGTGGGTCAGGAGCTGAAGGAATGCACAGTTTCTGCTCCCCAGGGGGTCGACCTGAGTGACCCAGACAGATACTGCAAGCTGTGCACGGCTTTGTTTAACAACCCAACGATGGCCACCGAACACTACAGTGGACGCAAGCACCAGCGCAACCTGGCTCACCAGGAGCCGCAAA caAACTCCCAGACATGTCTACTCTGCAACCTGACCTTCAACTCCATAGACACGTACCAAGCTCACATGAAGGCCAATAAACACGACATTAA AGAAAAGAAGCAGCAAGGAGATGTCGGCAAGAAGAAGGTGTACGGCTCGTTCCAGGACGAGCTGGCAGACTACATCCAGGTTCAGAGGTCCCGGGGACTGGAACCCAAAATGGGGCAGGGATCTGAACCTCAGGTCAAAGAGAGCGAAGCAGACGAGAGTGCAGAGTGTCCTGACCAGCCCCAGGTTCTGTCTCTCCAACCTCGTTTTCCTGCTCCGGCTTTCCGAACGCAGCCCTGGCGCCCATCGTTTCCTCCCCACCCCGGTCTCGCGACTTTCAGAGGGAGATTGCCGGTGCCGAACCAATGGGATCAAGGTTACTCATCCTACCCTCCTCCACTCATCCCCGGGCTAACCGGAAAAGCACTGCGTAGAGGGAGGAGCCAGGAATCGCTCAGCTCTTCATCTTCGCTCTCAGACTCCTCGTCTTCGTACAGTAGCACAAGCAGCAACAGCAGCGAGGACAGGAGAGACAGGCGGAGGAAAAAGAGACGAGAGGgaatgaagaagagaagagaggatgCGGACAACCCCGAAGAGGATTTGCggagaagaaggaagaagaggagaaggaagGAGGACGGAGGCACGAagaaaccaaaaacacaaagaGAAAGCTCCGACGAAGATCACGGAAAAagagggaaggagaaaaggcttAAAGGAGTCGCAAAGAAGAGACGGAGCGAAGAGGACGAAGGAGAGTGGAACAAATCGAAAGGAGACAGAGAAGGacttaaagaagaaaaagcaaagcacagaaaagagaaaaagaaagcgaAGGACACAGAGGACAACAGGACGGAAGAGGAAAAGCTCTGGGATGAAACCATTTTGGGGAGTTTCTGA
- the cd8b gene encoding LOW QUALITY PROTEIN: uncharacterized protein cd8b (The sequence of the model RefSeq protein was modified relative to this genomic sequence to represent the inferred CDS: deleted 1 base in 1 codon), with product MTTLSHLWSVLCFLTAVSAVLVRYPSINSSETLTCTCPDHQCQKVLWYRLLHNSGTPEFLVSTNNLNNAHYAEKLNQGRFRTTASDEKKVLYTLRITGIQNEDAGFYSCVLVSQNSAQDPKDLMPEGYYIRPGVVTNTLAPATVKNPRHVNRPGNNCKPISLKGCKSLVLWSGIGAVLLLGVILILTLYYFSRLPKKCRHHFAKKHQLK from the exons ATGACGACCCTCAGTCACCTCTGGAGCGTTCTCTGCTTCCTGACAGCAG TTTCTGCAGTACTAGTGCGCTACCCGAGCATCAACAGCTCCGAAACGCTGACCTGCACCTGCCCGGACCACCAGTGTCAGAAGGTGTTATGGTACCGCTTA CTTCACAACAGCGGCACACCTGAGTTCCTCGTGTCCACCAACAATTTAAACAATGCGCACTATGCGGAAAAACTTAACCAAGGCCGCTTCAGGACAACTGCTAGCGACGAGAAGAAGGTGCTGTACACACTGCGCATCACCGGCATACAGAACGAAGATGCAGGTTTCTACTCGTGCGTCCTCGTCAGTCAGAATTCAGCACAGGATCCCAAAGATCTGATGCCTGAAGGATACTACATCAGGCCTGGAG TCGTCACAAACACTCTGGCTCCTGCGACGGTGAAAAATCCGAGGCATGTGAACCGTCCGGGTAACAACTGCAAACCTATTAGTCTGAAAG GTTGTAAGTCTCTAGTACTTTGGTCGGGCATCGGTGCTGTCCTGCTCCTCGGGGTGATCCTGATCTTAACACTGTATTACTTTAGCA GACTCCCGAAGAAGTGCAGACATCACTTTGCTAA AAAGCATCAGCTGAAATGA
- the cd8a gene encoding T-cell surface glycoprotein CD8 alpha chain isoform X1, giving the protein MKMTLIFSVFCVFLFTWNGVEGQIREKVLKEDEAATITISDREPPGSILFWIRLRENGQGFEHIGAYSKRSPKVEDEERFELTEKGLKVKHFDRLKDSGTYSCVSINNNKLQFDCVTKLRGEQVPTTSKPKETPRIQTEAMTTKATVNCRHNFIGKLNERIDVRLGCELHILIPLAAGSGLLLLILIFTILYCNRIRTRRCPHHYKRQPRSRTAGHKTLPNPPDY; this is encoded by the exons atgaaaatgaccctaattttcagtgttttttgcGTGTTTTTATTCACGTGGAATG GTGTTGAAGGCCAAATCCGTGAAAAGGTGCTGAAAGAGGATGAAGCTGCGACCATCACTATATCTGACCGGGAACCTCCAGGGTCTATATTGTTTTGGATTCGGCTGAGAGAAAATGGACAGGGCTTTGAGCACATAGGAGCGTACAGCAAGCGTTCCCCTAAAGTAGAAGACGAGGAAAGATTTGAATTGACTGAAAAGGGTCTTAAAGTAAAACATTTCGATCGTCTGAAAGACAGCGGCACTTACAGCTGCGTCTCCATTAACAACAACAAGCTGCAGTTCGACTGCGTCACCAAACTGCGTGGAGAGCAAG tcCCGACAACAAGCAAACCAAAGGAAACACCTCGCATCCAGACAGAGGCTATGACAACAAAAGCTACTGTGAACTGTAGACACAATTTTATAG GGAAATTGAATGAAAGAATAGATGTTCGTTTGGGTTGCGAGCTGCACATCTTAATTCCTTTGGCTGCTGGCTCTGGACTTCTCCTCCTGATTCTGATCTTCACCATTCTTTACTGCAATA GGATTAGAACAAGACGATGCCCTCACCATTACAAAAGACA ACCCCGAAGCAGAACAGCGGGCCACAAAACTCTACCCAATCCTCCAGACTATTGA
- the cd8a gene encoding T-cell surface glycoprotein CD8 alpha chain isoform X2, with protein sequence MKMTLIFSVFCVFLFTWNGVEGQIREKVLKEDEAATITISDREPPGSILFWIRLRENGQGFEHIGAYSKRSPKVEDEERFELTEKGLKVKHFDRLKDSGTYSCVSINNNKLQFDCVTKLRGEQVPTTSKPKETPRIQTEAMTTKATVNCRHNFIDDLHKASINAVIVECTMIQPVAGLLVHKHQFEKISNETIHVPSLT encoded by the exons atgaaaatgaccctaattttcagtgttttttgcGTGTTTTTATTCACGTGGAATG GTGTTGAAGGCCAAATCCGTGAAAAGGTGCTGAAAGAGGATGAAGCTGCGACCATCACTATATCTGACCGGGAACCTCCAGGGTCTATATTGTTTTGGATTCGGCTGAGAGAAAATGGACAGGGCTTTGAGCACATAGGAGCGTACAGCAAGCGTTCCCCTAAAGTAGAAGACGAGGAAAGATTTGAATTGACTGAAAAGGGTCTTAAAGTAAAACATTTCGATCGTCTGAAAGACAGCGGCACTTACAGCTGCGTCTCCATTAACAACAACAAGCTGCAGTTCGACTGCGTCACCAAACTGCGTGGAGAGCAAG tcCCGACAACAAGCAAACCAAAGGAAACACCTCGCATCCAGACAGAGGCTATGACAACAAAAGCTACTGTGAACTGTAGACACAATTTTATAG ATGATCTTCATAAAGCCAGCATAAATGCTGTCATTGTAGAATGTACAATGATTCAGCCTGTTGCAGGCCTTTTGGTGCACAAACACCAGTTTGAAAAGATTTCGAATGAAACGATTCATGTTCCATCACTGACATGA